Below is a window of Phycisphaerae bacterium DNA.
CGGGCTCCGCCAGTTCATCAATGCCGATCGAAATCATCATCTTGTATTTGCGGGCCAGGGCGGCGACTCGATCGGAATGTGGCCCCGGAATCGGGCCGGCCAGTTTGAAGGCATCGGGGTTCTCCCAGCCCAGTATCGCAGACTCCGGAAAGCACGCCAGTTGTGCCTTGGCGGCCGCGGCGACTTCCAGGGCGTTTTCGATTCGCCGGAAGTTGCCCTCCGCATCACCGTCAATACACAGGATCTGGCAGATCGCAACGCGGATCTGCCCGGCGTCGGCTTTCGCGGGCTTGGTGGACTGCCTGCCCGCAGCAGTATCATCTCCACCACCGGTTTTCGCGGCCGCGGGTCTTGTCTTCTGCTTGGGCGTCTTGCCGGCCATGGTCGTCTCCTGTTGAACACCTTCCTCGTCACCGGCCGAGGCAAAGGCAGCGCCCGGCCGAAGCGGCGATGGTACAGCGGCGATCAAAGCAAGGCCAACAAGTACCGTGAGCACGAGGAGAAGCTGTCTCTGAACAAACATGCTGAACGCTTTCTGAATCAAGGCTTGCAGTTTACGTCGGCCGGAACGTTCTCACCGCTGAGACAGGCCTGGAAGAAGCCGAAGTCCGTCTGGTCGATATCGCCATCATCGTCGGCGTCGACAAGCGTGCACTCGGCGCTGAACGGGATCCCGGGGCCGCTGCTGCACGCCGAGAAGATCTCGAAATCGTCCTGATCGACGTCGAGGTCGCGGTCAAGGTCGCCGTAAGCGAAGGGAATGGGGTCCGAGATGTGCAGGAAACTGCTGCCAGACGGTACCGGCTGAAAAATCACGTTGCGATTCCAGAAAAAGTTCATGCCCAGCACACCGTCAAACTGCCCTCCATCAGGCGAGGCCATGTCCACAACCACAAACGGGGCCTGAGAGAACTCCAATGCACCGCCGGCGGCGTTCATCTTGACGTAATCGACCCAGAATCCCGGCACGTCGGTAGTCAGGCCGCCGATTCCGCATATGTCGACCGTGAAGTCGGGATTATACAGGTCAAGGTTGAGATTGGCGGCCATGCCTGGCGTGATGATCGAACTTTGGGCACCCGTGTCGACGAGCACTCGCATGTTCTGTAAGGGATTGGTCGGCCCCGGTTCTCCTTCGATCGCCCCGATCGTCCCAAAGAAATACCCACCTAGCGGAATCATGCCGCTACCCATACCCAAGAGCGTCGGCAGGATGATATCCACCTCCCACGTCCAGGGATCCAACAGGCCGTAGTATGAGGCCGTTGTCACCGGAAGCCCGCCCGAGCTGAAGGTCATCGACATCTTCCGAGGATACAGCGGCAGGGCGATCGACTGATCCTGAATCTGGACACTCGGGCTGAGCACGTCGTCGCCGCCAAAACCACGACGTATCGGGGTGTCCACTCGAATAATGGTATTGAAGAATGACACAAAACCTGTTCCCAACACGGCGGTCAGCCCCTCGCCGTTACCACACGCAATCTCAGGTGCTACCAGCAGGCAGGTATTGCCGTGACCGACGACTTTGGTCAGGTCAAGCAGACCTGAGGCTGCGTCGACAGCGCTCAACCCGTTCGCAAAATAACCAACGGGCTTGGAGATGATGGCATCGACGGTCCCTCCCGTACCGCCGATCGGAAAGGGGTTCCCCGTCAGACGCGTTCCGGTGAGGCCCACGATCCAGTCCCACGGCTCAGCTACCAAGTCAACGACTGAGCCGCTGTCGAAGATGCCGATGATAAAGTTCGCGTTCGCAGGCGCATTCAGGGCGTTGCCTGTGTAGGTATGGTGCACAGTGTGATCCCACATCAGATCATCGAATTCCCGCTTATCCGAGGTTGTTATGGCCACGAGAGGAGAAAAACCCGCCAGAGGCGGCCGGGGAAACGGCGTGGACAGCGTACCAGCCGTCATGGGCTCGGCTGCAGTCACAACTGATGAGGGGGCAGCGAGAGCTTGAGTATTGATGGCAGGTGACGACGCCGGGCGTCTGACCGCCACGATTCTCATTCCACCCGAGGTGCGAATGTTGACCTTGCTGCCGGCCGAACTCGTATCCTCGGCCGCCAGCAGCGCACCACTGCTGACGACGATCCATCCGACGGCCAGCAGCACTGGCATCCACGTCTTGAGTCCATGCATCATGTGATCTCCCTCCGAGACGGGGCAGACTTCCCCCTCCCGCAAGTGCTGTTTCCGACTTATTGTACCCTGCCCCAGCCGCCCTGGCACCCGGAAATCAGGTTTCGAACTTACCCCACCTTCAAGTCGTAGGGTTTTCGGGGCGATTGTCTTATAATCAGGCGGGCATCAGACCAAGGGCCTCTCTGTCAAAGGGTCAGTATTTATGGAAGCGAACCTTCAACTGGCAGGCGATCCTCTCCTGGCCAAGGTGGCCGAGCTGCGAAACAACATTGATCGGGTGTTCCTGGGGAAGCCCAATACGGTCACCCAGGTTCTGGTTGGCCTGATGAGTCGGGGGCACCTGCTGATCGAGGACGCACCGGGTGTGGGCAAGACCGTGCTGGCCAGGGCCTTGGCTCGCAGCCTGGACCTGTCCTTCTCCCGAATCCAGCTCACCCCCGACCTGCTCCCGTCGGACATCATCGGGGTCAGCATCTACGATGCGAAGACCGGCACCTTCGAGTTCAAGCGCGGGCCTATTTTCGCCCACATTATTCTGGCCGACGAGATTAACCGCACGACTCCCCGCACGCAGTCGGCCCTGCTGGAGGCCATGAACGAGGCTCAGGTCAGCGTCGACGGTCGGACCCTGAAACTCGAGCAGCCTTTCCTGGTCATCGCGACGCAGAATCCGTTCGAGTTCGAGGGCACCTATTTTCTGCCCGAGAACCAGCTCGACCGTTTCGCTCTCAGAATCCGCATCGGCTACCCCAGCCGTGAAGTCGAAGCCCGTATCATCCGCGAGGACCCGAGCAAGACGGCCCTGGAGGTTCTGCGACCCGTGATGCGCCGCGAGGACCTGATTGCGATTCAGGACCGCGTGCCCCAGATCCGCATCGACGACCGGTTGGTCCAGTACGTTCTGGACCTGCTTGAAATCACCCGCGAGCACGAGCACCTGGAACTGGGTGTCTCGCCTCGCGGAACCCTGGCCTTTATTCGAGCCGCACAAGCCGCCGCCATGCTCGCCGGCCGGGACTATGTCATTCCCGATGACATCAAGTCCCTGTTCATTCCCGTCTGCGCGCACCGCATCGCGACGAAGAGCTTCGTGCACGAGGGACATACAATCAGCGCCGAACAGATCCTGACCGAGATCCTCCGCACCGTGACCGTGCCTGAATAATGGGCACGCGCCACGGCCGCGCGCCGACGGGGACAATCAGATGACCGCCTTGGCCGACAGGTGCATTCTCCTCGAACCGCAGCACAAGCGTCTCGACGCCCCGCGCGCCCAGACTGCCCGAAGAACGCTTCATTTTACCTTCGGTGGTCTGCTCTTCGCTTTTGTGAACGTTGTCGTACTGCTGGCGGGCCTCAACAGCGAGGCAAACCTGCTCGTTCTGCTCTTCGGAATCGGAGTGGGCGCTTTGCTGGTGAACGCGGTATTCCCCATCCTCATGCTTCGCCGAATCGAGGTGGACCGAATCGCGCCCGAAGGCGTCGTGGCCGACCGCCCCTTCGCCGTGGCTTATCGGCTCAGAAACCGCCGCAAACGGCTGCACGCTCGGGGCCTGACGGTCACCGAGATGCGGGTCAATGACCGGCCGGCACGATTCCCGACCGTTTTCGTCGAATGTCTGCCCCCTCGACAGGAGAAACGTGTAGAGGCACTCGGCCAATGCCCCCGGCGCGCACACCTGGTTCTG
It encodes the following:
- a CDS encoding carbon-nitrogen hydrolase family protein; its protein translation is MFVQRQLLLVLTVLVGLALIAAVPSPLRPGAAFASAGDEEGVQQETTMAGKTPKQKTRPAAAKTGGGDDTAAGRQSTKPAKADAGQIRVAICQILCIDGDAEGNFRRIENALEVAAAAKAQLACFPESAILGWENPDAFKLAGPIPGPHSDRVAALARKYKMMISIGIDELAEPGCLYDSAILVDEKGKILLKHRKLNVLPELMDPPYSVGKPEDIKAVDTPLGRIGMLICADTFTEEYVKRAGSLKPDVLLVPYGWAAPKEKWPGHAKNLHKTVAQAAQWAGCPVVGTDLVGMITHGPWTGQTYGAASVVADRQGNILVILRDRDVDVQVIDLAIGRR
- a CDS encoding retropepsin-like aspartic protease, giving the protein MMHGLKTWMPVLLAVGWIVVSSGALLAAEDTSSAGSKVNIRTSGGMRIVAVRRPASSPAINTQALAAPSSVVTAAEPMTAGTLSTPFPRPPLAGFSPLVAITTSDKREFDDLMWDHTVHHTYTGNALNAPANANFIIGIFDSGSVVDLVAEPWDWIVGLTGTRLTGNPFPIGGTGGTVDAIISKPVGYFANGLSAVDAASGLLDLTKVVGHGNTCLLVAPEIACGNGEGLTAVLGTGFVSFFNTIIRVDTPIRRGFGGDDVLSPSVQIQDQSIALPLYPRKMSMTFSSGGLPVTTASYYGLLDPWTWEVDIILPTLLGMGSGMIPLGGYFFGTIGAIEGEPGPTNPLQNMRVLVDTGAQSSIITPGMAANLNLDLYNPDFTVDICGIGGLTTDVPGFWVDYVKMNAAGGALEFSQAPFVVVDMASPDGGQFDGVLGMNFFWNRNVIFQPVPSGSSFLHISDPIPFAYGDLDRDLDVDQDDFEIFSACSSGPGIPFSAECTLVDADDDGDIDQTDFGFFQACLSGENVPADVNCKP
- a CDS encoding MoxR family ATPase, translated to MEANLQLAGDPLLAKVAELRNNIDRVFLGKPNTVTQVLVGLMSRGHLLIEDAPGVGKTVLARALARSLDLSFSRIQLTPDLLPSDIIGVSIYDAKTGTFEFKRGPIFAHIILADEINRTTPRTQSALLEAMNEAQVSVDGRTLKLEQPFLVIATQNPFEFEGTYFLPENQLDRFALRIRIGYPSREVEARIIREDPSKTALEVLRPVMRREDLIAIQDRVPQIRIDDRLVQYVLDLLEITREHEHLELGVSPRGTLAFIRAAQAAAMLAGRDYVIPDDIKSLFIPVCAHRIATKSFVHEGHTISAEQILTEILRTVTVPE